The proteins below come from a single Cloacibacillus sp. An23 genomic window:
- a CDS encoding S8 family serine peptidase: MRIRNVLTLLAAVVLLPVSAAFAELPRCVEGEAIVMLRQTAAQSNAASAKSASPSAAEALAGELGAEVVQNFRPVTVSAPGGGKPGVSSAKTAKDGETYALARVRSTADESTDAFIERLRANPNVVSVMPNYIVRVSAASERCPNDERYREQWGLTRINMPSVWTHGTGSESNDVVVAVIDTGIIYDHPDLADNMYTFDDAALLERIAANMSADEEFSPEAFFGSHGAWFHTYVEDDEDDGGENLYQFIAVPVGPGDTDGAAAEDIYSEDTDEMRAVGDVSGHGTHVAGIIGAVGNNGTGVSGVNWKVKLLAVNVFSVYEDEGSLSDGSLISDQMRAVDFIIAAKEAGVNIRVANMSLGSWNDPLSDIMSPYEAALKKLSDAGILLCIAAGNEGVDLDAPGYSGIDREDYTGQINTPAMFRFDNSITVGASDSDGSMSYFSNYSPSGRYVDIFAPGSNILSTCRFSSLFGYGATYDSTGYCFDSGTSMATPFVSGVAALLCSIFPDRSAGEIKQMILDGADGSVLKDGYSAYGLLDAYGAWKSGMMIETDVKPTEPGEKVQEGAVALTAEFVACRDELPQAFAGVDVVEEDGGLYLASDTVEGAVESLGGERNVFGVSLFPVFSAESEELAGGLGAVAFSVSGDVFGGGNGISDIAVCKVKPDGSALGYARCAGGEAADGSYDIFEADGSAFSGTFSAEKKYLLVLYIKDGGEYDLDGDAGKITDPAAIVRYERESAGDTTRHGGGGCSSGAGAAALLLAPLAWGCARTLRKRARRTGE; encoded by the coding sequence ATGAGAATCAGAAATGTTCTTACACTGCTGGCGGCCGTCGTACTGCTGCCTGTTTCTGCGGCTTTCGCGGAGCTTCCGCGCTGCGTCGAGGGCGAAGCCATAGTAATGCTGCGTCAGACCGCCGCGCAGTCAAACGCCGCGTCCGCGAAGAGCGCTTCGCCGAGCGCCGCGGAGGCTCTGGCAGGGGAGCTCGGAGCCGAAGTAGTGCAGAATTTCCGTCCCGTCACGGTTTCCGCGCCGGGCGGCGGAAAACCCGGCGTTTCGTCCGCGAAAACGGCGAAGGACGGAGAGACATACGCTCTCGCGCGCGTCAGGAGTACCGCGGATGAAAGCACGGACGCTTTTATAGAGAGGCTGCGCGCCAACCCTAACGTCGTTTCCGTCATGCCTAATTATATAGTGCGGGTTTCGGCGGCCAGTGAGAGATGCCCGAACGATGAGCGCTACAGAGAACAATGGGGGCTCACGCGCATCAACATGCCGTCCGTTTGGACGCACGGCACAGGCTCTGAGTCCAATGATGTCGTCGTAGCCGTGATAGACACGGGCATAATATACGACCATCCGGACCTTGCCGATAATATGTATACGTTTGACGACGCGGCGCTTCTTGAGAGGATCGCGGCGAATATGTCCGCGGACGAGGAGTTCAGCCCGGAGGCGTTTTTCGGCAGCCACGGCGCGTGGTTCCACACGTATGTGGAAGACGACGAAGATGACGGCGGGGAAAATCTTTACCAGTTCATCGCAGTGCCTGTGGGGCCTGGAGACACGGACGGCGCCGCAGCCGAAGACATTTATTCCGAGGATACGGACGAGATGCGCGCCGTCGGAGACGTCTCCGGCCACGGTACGCACGTCGCCGGCATCATAGGAGCTGTAGGCAATAACGGGACCGGCGTCTCCGGCGTCAACTGGAAGGTGAAGCTGCTCGCAGTAAATGTTTTTTCTGTTTATGAGGACGAAGGTTCGCTGAGTGACGGTTCGCTGATATCCGACCAGATGCGCGCCGTCGACTTTATCATCGCAGCCAAGGAGGCCGGCGTCAATATACGCGTCGCGAATATGTCGCTCGGAAGTTGGAACGACCCCTTATCAGACATCATGTCTCCGTACGAGGCGGCGCTCAAGAAGCTGAGCGACGCTGGGATACTCCTCTGCATCGCCGCGGGGAACGAGGGCGTCGATCTGGACGCCCCGGGCTACAGCGGCATTGATAGAGAGGATTATACGGGACAGATAAACACGCCGGCGATGTTCCGCTTTGACAACTCGATCACCGTAGGGGCCAGCGATTCTGACGGCTCCATGTCCTATTTCTCGAACTACAGCCCGTCCGGGCGTTACGTGGACATTTTCGCCCCAGGGTCAAACATACTCAGCACATGCCGTTTCAGCAGCCTCTTCGGCTACGGTGCGACATACGACTCGACCGGCTATTGTTTCGACAGCGGCACCTCGATGGCGACTCCGTTCGTCTCCGGCGTCGCGGCGCTGCTGTGCTCCATATTCCCGGACAGGAGCGCGGGCGAGATAAAGCAGATGATACTGGACGGAGCGGACGGCTCCGTGCTTAAGGACGGCTATTCGGCCTACGGGCTGCTCGACGCATACGGCGCGTGGAAGAGCGGCATGATGATAGAAACCGATGTGAAACCGACAGAGCCCGGCGAAAAGGTTCAGGAGGGGGCCGTCGCGCTGACCGCAGAGTTCGTCGCCTGCAGAGACGAGCTGCCGCAGGCGTTTGCCGGCGTCGATGTCGTTGAAGAGGACGGAGGGCTTTATCTCGCTTCTGATACGGTTGAAGGGGCAGTAGAGTCGCTCGGCGGCGAGCGTAATGTGTTCGGCGTGTCGCTGTTTCCTGTGTTCAGCGCAGAGAGCGAAGAGCTTGCCGGCGGGCTCGGTGCCGTGGCTTTCTCGGTTTCCGGCGACGTGTTCGGCGGCGGAAACGGGATATCCGACATCGCTGTCTGTAAGGTGAAGCCAGACGGCAGCGCCCTCGGCTACGCGCGATGCGCGGGCGGGGAAGCGGCCGACGGCTCGTACGATATATTCGAGGCTGACGGCTCCGCATTCTCCGGCACATTCAGCGCCGAAAAGAAGTACCTTCTCGTTCTGTAC
- a CDS encoding LysR family transcriptional regulator → MDITSLHYFRELTKDFNMTKTAGRLYISPQTLSNHIQRLEKYYGTPLFTRKPALALTLAGEFVLSFAQTMEHENAKLRDILSDISQSERGLIRFGTSVSRGKYLMSSIVPRFYARYPKVKVEFHDGDTPRLEALVHDGDLDFAVTLDGASTIELKRRKVFDDQVYLCVPDALLVEKYGEEAGDIKKRSEAGAKMQDFLRLPFSIMYNRLGELMSDFFMQEGCAPDVCFTGTRTYQPLELASAGIAACYGTHMCMLENMDAIGSGVNIFPLVDKQGRYVYQSLSFVWNKGWKLSSHAKYFMELLTAETGELKKSSLTRII, encoded by the coding sequence TTGGATATAACTTCCTTACATTATTTCAGAGAGCTCACGAAAGACTTCAACATGACGAAGACGGCGGGACGCCTGTACATATCGCCGCAGACGCTGAGCAACCATATACAGCGGCTGGAGAAATACTACGGGACGCCGCTGTTCACGAGAAAGCCGGCGCTGGCGCTCACTCTCGCCGGAGAGTTCGTGCTGTCGTTCGCGCAGACTATGGAGCACGAGAACGCGAAGCTGCGCGACATTCTGTCGGATATCAGCCAGTCGGAGCGCGGACTGATACGCTTCGGCACATCGGTGTCGCGTGGGAAGTACCTGATGTCCAGTATCGTTCCGAGGTTTTACGCGCGCTATCCGAAAGTCAAGGTAGAGTTCCACGACGGCGACACGCCGAGGCTTGAGGCACTCGTCCACGACGGCGACCTGGACTTCGCCGTGACGCTGGACGGCGCGAGCACCATCGAGCTGAAGCGCCGCAAGGTCTTCGACGACCAGGTGTACCTCTGCGTGCCCGACGCGCTGCTTGTTGAAAAATACGGAGAAGAGGCCGGGGATATAAAAAAGCGTTCCGAGGCAGGCGCGAAGATGCAGGACTTCCTCCGCCTGCCGTTTTCCATAATGTATAACCGGCTCGGCGAGCTGATGAGCGACTTCTTCATGCAGGAGGGCTGCGCGCCGGACGTGTGCTTTACCGGGACGCGCACATATCAGCCGCTCGAGCTAGCCAGCGCCGGCATCGCAGCGTGCTACGGCACTCATATGTGCATGCTTGAAAACATGGACGCGATAGGCTCTGGAGTAAACATCTTCCCGCTCGTAGACAAGCAGGGCAGATACGTCTACCAATCGCTCTCATTTGTATGGAATAAAGGATGGAAGCTGTCGAGCCACGCAAAATATTTTATGGAGCTTTTGACAGCCGAGACCGGCGAGCTGAAAAAATCTTCTCTGACGCGAATTATATAG
- a CDS encoding tripartite tricarboxylate transporter substrate binding protein: MRNCGFKAFALALVAALFLAGGQAMAADAKFPDGPINFIVAYGPGGANDICARMLAPELEKILGVPVTVTNIPGGGGWIGYDAILNAAPDGQTIGMLSCPAVISGYVNPETGRTNTYRDFAPLINFANDYQVICCRPDETRFKTFKELVEYSKNNEILISGTAGAGSDGMLIAKLNSIEGAQFVHLATNGASESLTNLYGKHSDICSIDISETTAPLKAGQVKVLAVAASKRVPQNPDIPTIKEECGVEIVNFSGRGIATSVKVPAEKQAVLIDALTKAFQNPELQKALAGQGIAVEIMDAKAYTEYLDRTEQELKEIGPKYFGWELD, from the coding sequence ATGAGAAATTGCGGTTTCAAAGCGTTTGCGCTCGCGCTCGTAGCGGCGCTCTTCCTGGCGGGCGGACAGGCTATGGCGGCCGACGCGAAATTCCCCGACGGTCCTATCAACTTCATCGTAGCCTACGGACCCGGCGGAGCCAACGACATCTGCGCCCGTATGCTCGCGCCCGAACTTGAGAAGATTCTCGGCGTACCTGTGACGGTAACTAACATCCCTGGCGGCGGCGGCTGGATCGGATACGACGCCATCCTCAACGCGGCCCCGGACGGACAGACGATAGGAATGCTCTCGTGCCCCGCGGTCATCTCTGGATATGTCAACCCTGAGACCGGACGCACCAACACCTACCGTGACTTTGCGCCGCTCATCAACTTCGCCAACGACTACCAAGTCATCTGCTGCCGCCCCGACGAGACCCGCTTCAAGACATTTAAGGAGCTCGTCGAGTACAGCAAGAACAACGAAATCCTCATCTCCGGTACGGCTGGAGCGGGCTCTGACGGTATGCTCATCGCGAAGCTGAACTCCATCGAAGGCGCGCAGTTCGTACACCTCGCGACCAACGGCGCTTCCGAGTCGCTGACGAACCTCTACGGCAAACACAGCGACATCTGCAGCATAGACATCAGCGAAACGACCGCGCCTCTTAAGGCCGGACAGGTCAAAGTCCTCGCCGTGGCTGCGTCGAAACGCGTCCCGCAGAACCCCGACATTCCGACGATAAAAGAAGAGTGCGGAGTCGAGATAGTCAACTTCAGCGGACGCGGCATCGCGACGAGCGTCAAAGTCCCCGCTGAAAAGCAGGCCGTACTAATAGACGCGCTGACGAAGGCATTCCAGAACCCCGAGCTCCAGAAGGCGCTCGCCGGACAGGGCATCGCCGTCGAAATAATGGATGCCAAAGCCTACACGGAATACCTCGACAGAACCGAGCAGGAGCTCAAAGAAATCGGGCCGAAATATTTCGGTTGGGAGCTTGATTAA
- a CDS encoding tripartite tricarboxylate transporter permease, whose protein sequence is MENLSYLIDGFISVGSGFNILYCTIGVVFGMLVGVLPGLGPTAGTAILLPLTFAMTPTESIIMLAGIYYGAMYGGTITSVLINTPGETASVITCLDGYPLSQKGRAGAALGVAAIGSFIGGLIALFGLILFGPLIASQALKFGPPEFLCLILMGLSLVICLLGRSVVMGLMSAVFGLVISTIGVDPFNGTIRYAFGNTNLISGIEFIAVTMGAYALTEIFSNFAQDMTVKHSVAKIDSMLPHRDEWPIVIKSILRGSFLGFFMGLIPGCGSSIPTVMSYSLEKKISKHPEKFGTGVIEGVAGPETANNAFCGGSLIPMFTLGIPTSPAMAMLMGAFIMHGVAPGPTLFSEHPEIVWPVIASMFLGNLLLVIMNLPLANVWAQISKVPGGLLFPIIVIVCLLGVYSVNYSIFDIGVLIVAGFVGYFMKMAGFPMVPLILTFILGDNLELAIDQSMTMFRGDMLRIFTRPICVVLLAVVALSLITGVVAQAKVKEKLGDEESEI, encoded by the coding sequence ATGGAAAATCTATCATATCTTATTGACGGATTTATCAGCGTAGGAAGCGGATTCAACATTCTGTACTGCACGATAGGCGTCGTCTTCGGAATGCTCGTCGGAGTGCTTCCGGGCCTCGGGCCAACCGCCGGTACTGCGATACTTCTGCCGCTGACGTTCGCGATGACGCCGACGGAGTCGATAATCATGCTCGCCGGTATATACTACGGAGCCATGTACGGCGGAACGATAACCTCCGTGCTTATCAATACGCCCGGCGAGACGGCCTCCGTCATAACGTGCCTTGACGGATACCCGCTGAGCCAGAAGGGGCGCGCGGGAGCGGCGCTCGGCGTCGCGGCGATAGGTTCCTTCATCGGCGGCCTCATCGCGCTCTTCGGCCTCATTTTATTCGGCCCGCTCATCGCTAGCCAGGCGCTGAAGTTCGGCCCGCCTGAGTTCCTCTGCCTGATACTGATGGGCCTCTCGCTCGTTATATGCCTTCTCGGGCGTTCGGTCGTCATGGGGCTTATGTCCGCCGTATTCGGCCTAGTCATATCGACGATTGGCGTAGACCCGTTCAACGGCACTATACGCTACGCCTTCGGCAATACGAACCTCATCAGCGGCATCGAATTTATCGCAGTTACGATGGGAGCATACGCGCTTACCGAAATATTCTCGAACTTCGCGCAGGATATGACGGTGAAGCACAGCGTCGCGAAGATCGACAGCATGCTGCCGCACCGCGACGAGTGGCCGATAGTCATCAAGTCCATACTGCGCGGAAGCTTCCTCGGCTTCTTCATGGGGCTGATACCGGGCTGCGGTTCTTCGATTCCTACCGTAATGAGCTACTCGCTTGAAAAGAAGATTTCGAAGCACCCCGAGAAGTTCGGCACGGGCGTCATCGAGGGCGTCGCGGGGCCGGAGACGGCGAACAACGCCTTCTGCGGCGGCTCGCTGATACCGATGTTCACGCTCGGCATCCCGACCTCTCCCGCTATGGCGATGCTCATGGGAGCCTTCATCATGCACGGCGTAGCGCCTGGGCCGACGCTCTTCTCAGAGCATCCCGAGATAGTCTGGCCCGTCATCGCGAGCATGTTCTTAGGCAACCTTCTGCTCGTCATTATGAACTTGCCGCTCGCCAACGTATGGGCGCAGATATCTAAAGTCCCAGGCGGGCTTCTCTTCCCGATAATAGTCATCGTCTGCCTGCTCGGCGTCTACAGCGTCAACTACAGCATATTCGACATCGGCGTGCTCATCGTCGCCGGCTTCGTCGGATACTTCATGAAGATGGCGGGATTCCCGATGGTTCCGCTGATTCTGACCTTCATACTCGGCGACAACCTCGAGCTCGCGATCGACCAGTCTATGACGATGTTCCGCGGCGATATGCTGAGGATATTCACGCGCCCGATATGCGTCGTTCTTCTTGCTGTCGTCGCCCTCTCGCTGATCACCGGCGTCGTCGCGCAGGCCAAGGTAAAGGAAAAGCTCGGCGACGAAGAGTCCGAGATATAG
- a CDS encoding tripartite tricarboxylate transporter TctB family protein: protein MMKKIKLATVVNGCFVLFSAWYLYIAMGLRYWSGKYAPGPGFIPRWIGGILLVLSIIAFVQSLKRDGITMDKVLPKDKTARTNLFVCWGGLVFFLVFVKFLGFLTAGSLLMIALFQRGTGKWKYAVPFGIITALVCFFVFKVLLQVQVPLNKFGW, encoded by the coding sequence ATGATGAAGAAGATTAAGCTGGCGACGGTCGTCAACGGCTGTTTCGTCTTATTCTCCGCATGGTATCTGTATATAGCGATGGGGCTGCGCTACTGGAGCGGCAAGTACGCGCCCGGCCCTGGATTCATTCCCCGCTGGATCGGCGGCATACTGCTCGTCTTGTCGATAATCGCCTTCGTCCAGTCTTTGAAGCGCGACGGCATCACGATGGACAAGGTGCTTCCGAAAGACAAGACGGCGAGGACGAACCTCTTCGTATGCTGGGGCGGTTTGGTTTTCTTTTTGGTTTTCGTCAAATTTCTCGGATTCCTTACAGCCGGATCTCTGCTCATGATAGCGCTCTTCCAGCGCGGCACCGGAAAATGGAAATACGCCGTCCCGTTCGGCATAATCACGGCTCTGGTGTGTTTCTTCGTATTCAAGGTGCTTCTGCAGGTCCAAGTGCCGCTGAACAAATTCGGCTGGTAA
- a CDS encoding Ldh family oxidoreductase, with the protein MAKVKVNKKELFELSSKLLAMYGVPEEDARTVAASLIDADARGISSHGVVRLVQYAERLKKGLVNPKPEIRTERFGCLLSVDGDNGLGQIVAMRTLEKCMELALEIGGVFAFIRASNHFGAAGYYTRMAAERGYAAFATSNAGPSVPPYGGIEPMLGTNPFSFSFPAGKYGDFTIDCATSAAAKGKIRLYAREGKEIPLGWAMDADGNDTTDAAKAVLGGLLPMGWHKGYGLAMATDVLCGLLSGGKLSHESESMYGCSAAAGTGHFFWLVRIDKLTDVKLFEARAEAWFDELKASRRRPGVDEILIPGEIENRLFAKSEETIEIPESVVCDIKNAMCEGGCSI; encoded by the coding sequence ATGGCGAAAGTCAAAGTAAATAAAAAAGAGCTCTTTGAATTATCGTCCAAGCTGCTCGCTATGTACGGCGTGCCCGAAGAGGACGCCCGTACCGTGGCGGCTTCGCTTATAGACGCCGACGCCCGCGGCATATCGTCGCACGGCGTCGTGCGCCTCGTCCAGTACGCCGAAAGGCTGAAAAAGGGACTCGTTAATCCGAAGCCCGAGATAAGGACTGAGCGTTTCGGCTGTCTTCTCAGCGTAGACGGGGACAACGGCCTCGGGCAGATAGTCGCGATGCGCACGCTGGAAAAGTGCATGGAGCTGGCGCTCGAGATCGGAGGCGTCTTCGCGTTCATCCGCGCGAGCAACCATTTCGGCGCTGCCGGTTATTATACGAGGATGGCGGCGGAACGCGGCTACGCGGCCTTCGCGACGTCGAACGCCGGCCCGAGCGTGCCGCCCTACGGCGGGATTGAGCCGATGCTCGGCACGAACCCTTTCTCCTTCTCTTTCCCCGCCGGAAAGTACGGCGACTTCACGATAGACTGCGCGACGAGCGCCGCAGCGAAGGGAAAGATACGGCTTTACGCCAGGGAGGGCAAAGAGATACCGCTTGGCTGGGCGATGGACGCCGACGGAAACGATACGACCGACGCGGCGAAGGCAGTGCTCGGCGGCCTGCTCCCGATGGGATGGCACAAGGGCTACGGCCTCGCGATGGCTACGGACGTTCTGTGCGGCCTGCTCTCCGGCGGCAAGCTCAGCCACGAGTCCGAGTCCATGTACGGATGCTCCGCGGCCGCCGGCACCGGGCACTTCTTCTGGCTCGTGCGCATAGACAAGCTGACGGACGTCAAGCTCTTTGAGGCGCGCGCCGAGGCGTGGTTCGACGAGCTCAAGGCTTCGCGCAGACGCCCTGGCGTTGATGAAATTCTGATCCCCGGGGAGATAGAAAACCGTCTGTTTGCAAAATCAGAAGAGACGATCGAGATACCCGAGTCCGTCGTCTGTGATATCAAAAATGCAATGTGTGAAGGTGGATGCTCTATATGA
- a CDS encoding 2-hydroxyacid dehydrogenase yields MKILLAGTYPEGTADKFRAMLPGHDIYTAETQEQYDAVTDCEIVVVRVLKTPEKTLADKSALKAVIRWGAGYDSVDIEAAGKRGVKVANTPGVNSYAVAELAVGLMLSVNRRIDANARQCRAGVWDRNTYAKRSATLNHKKVGIIGGGNIGRRVAKIVQALGAEVVYYDVFRLPEDTEKAYGMRFVTLEELLESADVVSIHVPLLDGTRHMIGRGELARMKPNAVIVNTARGGLIDDEALAEAVSAGKLGGAGLDCVENEDLASNPLKDFDNVVITPHVGGTSNDLAEEMVPAISEAIKKFCETGELDHTVNKEFLA; encoded by the coding sequence ATGAAGATTCTGCTGGCGGGCACGTATCCCGAAGGTACGGCGGACAAGTTCCGCGCCATGCTTCCGGGACACGATATATACACCGCCGAGACGCAGGAGCAGTACGATGCGGTCACGGACTGCGAGATCGTCGTGGTCCGCGTGCTCAAGACTCCTGAAAAGACGCTCGCGGACAAAAGCGCGCTGAAAGCCGTCATACGCTGGGGCGCGGGGTATGATTCAGTAGACATCGAAGCCGCCGGAAAGCGCGGCGTGAAGGTAGCAAACACGCCGGGCGTAAACTCCTACGCCGTCGCTGAGCTCGCCGTCGGCCTGATGCTCTCAGTCAACCGCCGCATCGACGCCAACGCAAGGCAGTGCCGCGCGGGCGTCTGGGACAGAAACACCTACGCAAAGCGTTCCGCGACGCTGAACCACAAAAAAGTCGGCATAATCGGCGGAGGCAACATCGGCCGGCGCGTCGCTAAAATAGTCCAGGCCCTCGGCGCCGAAGTCGTCTACTACGACGTATTCCGCCTGCCGGAGGATACGGAGAAGGCCTACGGCATGAGATTCGTGACGCTCGAGGAGCTGCTTGAGAGCGCGGACGTCGTTTCGATCCATGTTCCGCTTCTCGACGGCACTCGCCACATGATAGGCAGAGGCGAGCTCGCACGCATGAAGCCGAACGCGGTAATAGTCAATACGGCGAGAGGCGGGCTGATAGACGACGAAGCGCTTGCGGAGGCCGTATCCGCCGGAAAGCTCGGAGGCGCCGGGCTCGACTGCGTGGAAAACGAAGATTTGGCGTCGAACCCGCTGAAGGACTTCGACAACGTCGTCATAACGCCTCACGTCGGCGGCACGTCGAACGACCTCGCCGAAGAGATGGTTCCGGCGATATCCGAAGCGATAAAGAAATTCTGCGAGACCGGAGAGCTGGATCATACGGTCAACAAAGAGTTTCTGGCGTAG
- a CDS encoding 4-hydroxy-2-oxovalerate aldolase: MKIMDCTLRDGANVVGNGFPADLTAMMLKGLVENGVSIIEYGNAKGLGAEELGFPSPVSDKEYLEMAQPYMKRAEIGMFLNAKRYKRENVKYAASQGLTFLRVGADAGDGSKYYEVIGAVKSENLKCRYSLMKAYLLSPSCLAKECADLQAHGVDEVTIMDSAGCMLPDEAGEYVRALKDNISIPVGFHCHNNLGMAAANAVAAMHNDVDVLDCGLLGMARSAGNLATEIAVALAEKAGKNDHVDFYGLLNFLESELVPAMEKHGYHTPIKPLDLILGFSGCHSSFVKTFKAVAAEYGVDVKRLIVAVSAVDRKSPSEALMRETAEKLKENR; this comes from the coding sequence ATGAAAATTATGGACTGTACGCTGCGGGACGGAGCCAATGTCGTAGGCAACGGCTTCCCGGCCGACCTTACAGCTATGATGCTGAAGGGGCTCGTGGAGAACGGAGTCTCGATCATAGAGTACGGCAACGCGAAGGGGCTCGGAGCGGAGGAGCTTGGCTTTCCGTCGCCCGTCAGCGACAAGGAATATCTCGAAATGGCCCAGCCCTATATGAAGAGGGCCGAGATAGGGATGTTCCTTAACGCGAAGCGCTATAAGAGGGAAAACGTCAAGTACGCCGCGTCGCAGGGGCTGACCTTCCTCCGCGTCGGGGCGGACGCTGGCGACGGCTCGAAGTATTACGAGGTCATCGGCGCCGTAAAGTCCGAGAACCTCAAGTGCCGCTACTCTCTGATGAAGGCCTACCTCCTCAGCCCTTCCTGCCTTGCGAAGGAATGCGCCGATCTTCAGGCGCACGGCGTCGATGAAGTCACGATAATGGACTCGGCGGGCTGCATGCTTCCCGACGAGGCCGGAGAGTATGTGCGCGCGCTGAAGGATAATATTTCGATCCCGGTCGGCTTCCACTGCCACAACAACCTCGGCATGGCCGCGGCCAACGCCGTCGCAGCGATGCACAACGACGTAGACGTGCTCGACTGCGGCCTGCTCGGCATGGCGCGCAGCGCCGGCAACCTCGCGACCGAGATAGCCGTTGCGCTCGCCGAGAAGGCTGGGAAGAACGACCACGTCGATTTCTACGGGCTGCTGAACTTCCTCGAGAGCGAGCTCGTCCCCGCGATGGAGAAGCACGGCTACCATACGCCGATAAAACCGCTCGACCTCATCCTCGGATTCAGCGGATGCCATTCATCGTTCGTCAAGACTTTCAAGGCGGTCGCCGCAGAGTACGGCGTGGACGTTAAGCGCCTTATAGTAGCCGTATCCGCGGTAGACAGAAAGTCACCGTCGGAGGCGCTCATGCGCGAGACGGCCGAGAAGCTCAAGGAGAACAGGTAG
- a CDS encoding divergent polysaccharide deacetylase family protein, translated as MAKHYKRTKGKRRLRVALALLLLAVAAAVYAVALNNQGRYSKVAEREAAPAEVAQLPAPEPEPPSREVIVVSADDGLPAEQPQPANDAMPASGGGPDDGKALLAIVIDDGGSQMNLTKRVAALDIPTTWAIIPYRPYSKETAELAASKSVPYIVHMPMQAQADKDSETGKFIIGRGMSAADVRAKTEKALDSLPGAVGLNNHRGSRATESAELMRPLMEVLKSRGLVFVDSRTTGKSAAYDTALKAGVPALQNRGFLDNSSDKAVIAKRFDELARNAQKRGALLIICHFRPSTVAFLEELNARYKELPLRFVTVPEMLALTDDGVPKKK; from the coding sequence TTGGCTAAGCATTACAAAAGAACGAAGGGTAAACGCAGGCTGCGCGTAGCGCTGGCGCTGCTGCTTCTCGCGGTAGCGGCGGCTGTCTACGCCGTCGCGCTCAACAACCAGGGACGCTACTCCAAGGTCGCGGAGCGCGAAGCCGCGCCGGCCGAGGTCGCGCAGCTTCCGGCCCCCGAGCCTGAGCCGCCGTCGCGCGAGGTCATAGTAGTCTCGGCCGACGACGGCCTCCCCGCGGAACAGCCGCAGCCCGCGAATGACGCCATGCCTGCCTCCGGCGGCGGCCCCGACGACGGCAAGGCGCTTCTCGCCATCGTCATAGACGACGGCGGCAGCCAGATGAACTTAACGAAAAGAGTCGCGGCTCTCGACATTCCGACGACGTGGGCGATAATCCCATACCGCCCCTACTCTAAGGAGACGGCCGAATTGGCGGCCTCAAAGTCGGTGCCTTACATCGTACATATGCCTATGCAGGCTCAGGCGGACAAAGATTCGGAAACGGGAAAATTCATAATCGGGCGCGGAATGTCCGCCGCAGACGTACGCGCCAAGACCGAGAAAGCGCTCGACTCCCTGCCCGGGGCCGTTGGGCTCAACAACCACCGCGGCTCGCGCGCGACAGAGAGCGCCGAGCTCATGCGCCCGCTCATGGAAGTGCTGAAAAGCCGCGGGCTCGTATTCGTGGACAGCCGCACGACGGGCAAAAGCGCCGCATACGACACGGCGCTGAAAGCGGGAGTGCCCGCGCTGCAGAACCGGGGCTTCCTCGACAACTCTTCGGACAAAGCCGTCATTGCGAAGCGCTTCGACGAACTAGCGCGCAACGCGCAGAAACGCGGCGCTCTGCTCATAATCTGCCATTTCCGCCCCTCGACAGTTGCCTTCCTCGAAGAACTGAACGCGCGCTATAAAGAGCTTCCGCTGCGCTTCGTCACAGTCCCGGAGATGCTCGCTCTGACTGACGACGGCGTGCCGAAGAAAAAGTAA